Proteins from a genomic interval of Candidatus Binatia bacterium:
- the mrdA gene encoding penicillin-binding protein 2: protein MTPRNAMRSQSWHASPWRLAAFGAVLLVTLLALVARLIEVQLVDGARYRAEAQANQIRLIPVAAPRGMMYDRHGTILARSRPSFAVGLIPSEVTDVDRELATLTTIVGIDERKLWSRLLHHRGIDYRNFAEVVAAEPYGPVVLASDLPVAVVARLSEVLTDLPGVDLEVQPIRDYPQGAAGSHLVGYAGAITQEEYERLKYAGYSPDDVIGKDGLEFAYDKYLRGTPGGQRVVVDATGAVVPNTRLASKAAVPGDTLITNLDWRLQRIVERALAAGIADRARGRRLSGAVVAEDPWNGGILALASYPNYDPNDFARSRWKAIAYDLSDPGEPLFNRAIAAATPTGSTFKMVTGSAALTEGIVRVDQVIDDTGGWDCGGYYARDIAAGGLGDTTFVPALAASSDGYFFRLAWWLGNARLRKYALAFGLNARSGIDLPGENEGNWPTNAWEMRNFGVPMEPSDACFLGIGQGAMQATPLQIVNVASAVINGGTLYRPRVVSEIRNSRGETVATFPPRVIRQVPVTASSLEAVRAGMARVTDPGGTAYGLAITGLPYSGKTGTVETAGGNGPNTTWFVAWAPTAHPRLAIAVFIDRSGGYGATVAAPIARRILVEYFNKKP from the coding sequence ATGACGCCGCGCAATGCGATGCGATCGCAGTCGTGGCACGCGTCGCCGTGGCGCCTCGCCGCCTTCGGAGCGGTGCTGCTCGTAACGCTGCTCGCGCTCGTCGCCCGGCTGATCGAAGTGCAGCTCGTCGACGGCGCGCGCTACCGGGCCGAGGCGCAGGCGAATCAGATTCGTTTGATTCCGGTCGCGGCGCCGCGCGGGATGATGTACGATCGCCACGGGACGATCCTCGCGCGCAGCCGTCCGTCGTTCGCCGTCGGTCTGATTCCCTCGGAAGTCACCGACGTCGACCGCGAGCTCGCGACCCTGACCACCATCGTCGGCATCGACGAACGCAAGCTGTGGTCTCGATTGCTCCACCACCGCGGAATCGACTACCGCAACTTCGCGGAGGTCGTTGCCGCCGAACCCTACGGCCCGGTCGTGCTCGCGTCGGATCTGCCGGTCGCGGTCGTCGCGCGGCTCTCCGAGGTCCTCACCGATCTTCCGGGCGTCGATCTCGAGGTGCAGCCGATCCGCGACTATCCGCAGGGCGCCGCCGGTTCGCATCTCGTCGGCTACGCCGGCGCGATCACGCAAGAAGAGTACGAGCGGCTCAAGTACGCGGGCTACTCGCCGGACGACGTCATCGGAAAAGACGGGCTCGAGTTCGCCTACGACAAGTACCTGCGCGGAACGCCGGGCGGCCAGCGCGTCGTCGTCGATGCGACCGGCGCGGTCGTTCCCAACACGAGGCTCGCGTCGAAAGCGGCGGTTCCGGGCGACACGCTGATCACGAATCTCGACTGGCGACTGCAGCGCATCGTTGAGCGCGCGCTCGCGGCCGGCATCGCCGATCGCGCCCGCGGACGCCGGCTCTCCGGCGCGGTCGTCGCCGAGGATCCGTGGAACGGCGGCATCCTCGCGCTCGCGAGTTACCCGAACTACGATCCGAACGATTTCGCGCGGAGTCGCTGGAAGGCAATCGCCTACGACCTCAGCGATCCGGGAGAGCCGCTCTTTAATCGCGCGATCGCGGCCGCAACGCCGACCGGCTCGACCTTCAAGATGGTAACGGGATCGGCCGCGCTGACCGAGGGCATCGTGCGCGTCGACCAAGTGATCGACGACACGGGCGGCTGGGACTGCGGCGGCTACTACGCGCGCGACATCGCAGCGGGCGGCCTCGGCGACACGACCTTCGTCCCGGCGCTCGCGGCCTCGAGCGACGGCTACTTCTTCCGTCTCGCGTGGTGGCTCGGCAACGCGCGTCTGCGCAAATACGCGCTCGCCTTTGGATTGAACGCGCGCAGCGGCATCGATCTGCCGGGCGAGAACGAAGGGAACTGGCCGACGAACGCGTGGGAGATGCGCAACTTCGGCGTTCCGATGGAGCCGAGCGACGCGTGCTTCTTGGGAATCGGACAGGGTGCGATGCAAGCGACGCCGCTGCAGATCGTCAACGTCGCGTCGGCGGTGATCAACGGCGGCACGCTCTATCGGCCGCGCGTCGTTAGTGAGATTCGCAACTCGCGCGGCGAGACCGTCGCGACGTTTCCGCCGCGCGTCATCCGGCAGGTTCCGGTTACGGCGTCGTCGCTCGAAGCGGTGCGCGCCGGCATGGCGCGGGTCACCGACCCCGGCGGCACCGCGTACGGTTTAGCAATTACCGGTCTGCCGTACTCGGGCAAAACCGGCACCGTCGAGACGGCCGGCGGCAACGGGCCGAACACGACGTGGTTCGTCGCCTGGGCGCCGACGGCGCATCCGCGGCTCGCGATCGCGGTCTTCATCGATCGCAGCGGCGGCTACGGCGCGACCGTCGCCGCGCCGATCGCGCGCCGGATTCTCGTGGAGTACTTCAACAAGAAGCCGTAG
- the thiE gene encoding thiamine phosphate synthase, with product MATDAARLTREGRAALLHGIYVILNDDERTLELARDVLDAGVRIVQYRAKRGIVPERLRALRALTEKRAALLILNDDWRAADAFDCDGVHLGPDDAGFDGVAAVRAALGELLIGLSCGTVSEARAAAGADYIGAGAIYPTASKADAGEPIGIEGLRAIAAATNLPIAAIGGITGAAIAELRSNGAAMAAVVSAISNANDPSAAAAELVDAWNR from the coding sequence ATGGCAACGGATGCGGCGCGGCTGACGCGGGAAGGCCGCGCGGCGCTGCTGCACGGCATCTACGTCATCCTCAACGACGACGAGCGCACGCTGGAACTCGCGCGCGACGTGCTCGACGCAGGCGTGCGCATCGTGCAGTATCGTGCGAAACGCGGAATCGTGCCCGAGCGGCTTCGCGCGCTGCGCGCGCTTACCGAAAAACGCGCCGCGCTGCTGATTCTCAACGACGACTGGCGCGCGGCGGATGCGTTCGATTGCGACGGCGTCCATCTCGGTCCCGACGATGCGGGTTTCGATGGGGTCGCGGCCGTCCGAGCCGCGCTCGGTGAGCTGCTGATCGGGCTCTCCTGCGGAACCGTCTCCGAGGCGCGAGCCGCGGCCGGCGCCGATTACATCGGCGCGGGCGCCATCTATCCCACGGCATCGAAGGCCGACGCGGGCGAACCGATCGGCATCGAGGGGCTGCGCGCGATTGCGGCGGCGACGAACCTTCCGATCGCCGCAATCGGCGGAATCACCGGCGCGGCGATTGCGGAGCTGCGGAGCAACGGGGCGGCGATGGCTGCGGTCGTCTCGGCGATCTCGAACGCGAACGATCCGAGCGCGGCCGCGGCTGAGTTGGTCGACGCGTGGAATCGCTGA
- a CDS encoding pyridoxal phosphate-dependent aminotransferase has protein sequence MLAVHEDRIAAAVARLGSENAFEILARARELEAQGRRVVHMEIGEPDFDTPENIKKAALDALYDNHTHYTPSAGLPSLRETIAEYASRFRRLTPEWLPENVVVGPGAKPIIWNTLSALLDEGDEFVYFDPAYPAYASAASYLRAKVTAIPLLESRNWRMDLDELARRVSPKTKVVVINSPHNPTGGVLTKSDLECIADLARQNDFIVIADEIYSRNFYLDSEYVSIATLPGMRERTIVVDGFSKAYAMTGWRLGYALIPERLARTVTLFNNNTFSCVATFVQMAGIAALTGPDDAVLRMNEIFRSRRDRLVAGLNEIPGVSCLLPEGAFYAFPNVTQITHDDRALAKFLLEEGGVACGGGSSFGAAGKGYLRFSYAASLEDIDWALESIAKTIPKFKH, from the coding sequence ATGCTCGCAGTACACGAAGATCGCATCGCCGCCGCCGTCGCGCGTCTCGGCTCCGAGAACGCGTTCGAGATTTTGGCGCGGGCGCGCGAGCTCGAGGCGCAAGGCCGCCGCGTCGTGCACATGGAGATCGGCGAGCCCGATTTCGATACGCCCGAGAACATCAAGAAGGCGGCGCTCGACGCGCTCTACGACAACCACACCCACTACACGCCCTCGGCCGGTCTTCCGTCGCTGCGCGAGACGATCGCCGAGTATGCGAGCCGTTTCCGGAGGCTGACGCCCGAGTGGCTCCCCGAGAACGTCGTCGTCGGGCCCGGCGCGAAGCCGATCATCTGGAACACGCTGAGCGCGTTGCTCGACGAGGGCGACGAGTTCGTCTACTTCGATCCCGCCTATCCGGCGTACGCCTCGGCCGCGAGTTATCTGCGCGCGAAGGTAACCGCGATTCCGCTGCTCGAGTCGCGGAACTGGCGGATGGATCTCGACGAACTGGCGCGGCGGGTATCGCCGAAGACGAAGGTCGTCGTCATCAACTCGCCGCACAACCCGACCGGCGGCGTCCTGACGAAGAGCGATCTCGAGTGCATTGCCGACCTCGCGCGGCAGAACGATTTCATCGTGATCGCCGACGAGATATACAGCCGGAACTTCTACCTCGACTCCGAGTACGTCTCGATCGCGACGCTGCCCGGCATGCGCGAGCGCACGATCGTCGTCGACGGCTTCTCGAAGGCCTACGCGATGACGGGCTGGCGGCTCGGCTACGCGCTGATCCCCGAGCGTCTCGCGCGCACGGTGACGCTCTTCAACAACAACACGTTCAGCTGCGTCGCGACGTTCGTCCAGATGGCGGGCATCGCCGCGCTGACCGGACCCGACGATGCGGTGCTGCGGATGAACGAGATCTTCCGGTCGCGCCGCGACAGGCTCGTTGCGGGCCTTAATGAGATCCCCGGCGTCTCGTGCTTGCTGCCCGAGGGCGCGTTCTACGCGTTTCCCAACGTTACGCAGATCACGCACGACGACCGCGCGCTCGCGAAGTTTCTGCTCGAAGAGGGCGGCGTCGCCTGCGGCGGCGGCTCGTCGTTCGGCGCGGCCGGCAAGGGCTATCTACGCTTCTCTTACGCGGCCTCGCTCGAAGACATCGACTGGGCGCTCGAATCGATCGCGAAGACGATCCCGAAGTTTAAGCACTAG
- a CDS encoding bifunctional hydroxymethylpyrimidine kinase/phosphomethylpyrimidine kinase, translating to MESLIVLSIGTTHPWNVAGVGRDLVVGTQLGARVFTAIAAVSAQDRRGVVALHPVPADVLEAQFAALPWEAAGAVRVGALPTLHAVRSVARALQARPSLPAVVDPVFEASRGGELAEAPARVALRDELATLPSVVLTPNLDEAAFLLGSARPQRATIGEAAAELRARGAAAVLLKGGHLDGAPADALATAGGVEIFCEPRIGGAMHGTGCTLAMALACELAGGNGVAHAVRAARAYVREQLARH from the coding sequence GTGGAATCGCTGATCGTCCTCTCGATCGGCACGACGCATCCGTGGAACGTCGCCGGCGTCGGGCGCGATCTCGTCGTCGGAACGCAGCTCGGGGCGCGCGTCTTCACCGCGATCGCCGCCGTCAGCGCGCAGGACCGGCGCGGCGTCGTTGCGCTCCACCCGGTTCCGGCGGACGTGCTCGAGGCGCAATTCGCAGCGCTTCCCTGGGAGGCGGCCGGCGCGGTCCGCGTCGGCGCGCTGCCGACGCTGCACGCCGTACGATCGGTGGCGCGAGCGCTCCAGGCTAGGCCATCGCTGCCGGCGGTCGTAGACCCGGTCTTCGAAGCGAGTCGCGGCGGCGAGTTGGCCGAAGCGCCCGCGCGCGTCGCCCTCCGCGACGAGCTTGCGACGCTGCCGTCGGTCGTGCTGACGCCGAATCTCGACGAGGCCGCCTTTCTGCTCGGAAGCGCGCGTCCGCAGCGCGCGACGATCGGCGAAGCGGCGGCGGAGCTGCGCGCCCGCGGCGCCGCCGCCGTGCTCCTCAAGGGCGGCCACCTCGACGGCGCGCCTGCCGACGCGCTCGCGACCGCCGGCGGGGTCGAGATCTTCTGCGAGCCGCGCATCGGCGGTGCGATGCACGGAACCGGCTGCACGCTCGCGATGGCCCTGGCGTGCGAGTTGGCGGGCGGAAACGGCGTCGCGCACGCGGTAAGAGCCGCGCGCGCCTACGTCCGCGAGCAGCTCGCAAGGCATTGA
- a CDS encoding ParB/RepB/Spo0J family partition protein: MSAPKRGLGRGLAALLGDAAVPTASSQEIVRDIPVGEITPNPFQPRKTFDGASLDELKRSIGEYGVLVPIIVRRRGDGYELVAGERRWRACAALLRPTIPAIVRESDDRQTLEHAIVENLQRENLNPLEEAAGFQHLIDEYGLTQEELARRLGKSRPAIANALRLLGLSDAIKVMLVEGRLSAGHARALLAAPEAERGELARRAVEEGLTVRALERLTDATAGPRRKPAPALHALSPEERDFESRLRERFGTAVAVVRYGRGGRIEFRFSGDEELMRLGDLLLGNDP, from the coding sequence GTGAGCGCGCCCAAACGCGGCCTCGGGCGCGGCCTGGCGGCGCTGCTCGGCGACGCCGCGGTCCCGACGGCGAGCTCCCAGGAGATCGTCCGCGACATCCCCGTCGGCGAGATCACGCCGAACCCGTTCCAGCCGCGAAAGACCTTCGACGGGGCGTCGCTCGACGAGCTCAAGCGCTCGATCGGCGAGTACGGCGTGCTCGTGCCGATCATCGTCAGGCGGCGAGGCGACGGCTACGAGCTCGTTGCGGGCGAGCGGCGCTGGCGCGCCTGCGCGGCGCTGCTGCGCCCGACTATTCCCGCGATCGTCCGCGAGAGCGACGACCGGCAGACGCTCGAGCACGCGATCGTCGAGAACCTGCAGCGCGAAAACCTCAACCCGCTCGAAGAGGCCGCCGGCTTCCAGCATCTCATCGACGAGTACGGCCTCACGCAGGAAGAGCTCGCGCGCAGGCTCGGCAAGAGCCGGCCCGCAATCGCCAACGCACTGCGGCTGCTCGGGCTCTCCGACGCGATCAAGGTGATGCTCGTCGAGGGGCGCCTCTCCGCCGGACACGCGCGGGCGCTGCTCGCGGCGCCCGAGGCCGAGCGCGGCGAACTGGCCCGCCGGGCGGTCGAAGAAGGGCTGACGGTGCGCGCGCTCGAGCGTCTGACCGACGCGACGGCCGGGCCGCGGCGCAAGCCGGCGCCCGCGCTGCACGCGCTATCCCCGGAAGAACGCGATTTTGAATCGCGGCTGCGCGAGCGCTTCGGCACCGCGGTGGCCGTCGTGCGGTACGGACGCGGCGGACGCATCGAATTTCGTTTCAGCGGCGACGAAGAGTTGATGCGCCTCGGCGACCTTCTGCTCGGCAACGATCCGTAA
- a CDS encoding RsmG family class I SAM-dependent methyltransferase encodes MEPTPDKALESLLERYGALVLEANRRVNLTAAKSAPEISEHILDSLSVVPFLREPYVDVGSGGGFPAIPAALATGIGVTMIEATAKKARILASFCERLGIRATIVAERAETAAHRPDLREQFASGTARAVAAPAAAAELLLPLVAVGGVAILQLGLSDDEDRTALEGACLMLGGRIESESAAGERRRVVLVRKIEPTQQRFPRRPGIPAKRPLCAAGPRKTAEVPGVSR; translated from the coding sequence GTGGAGCCGACGCCGGATAAGGCCCTCGAATCGCTGCTCGAGCGCTACGGAGCGCTCGTCCTCGAGGCGAATCGCCGCGTCAATCTAACCGCTGCGAAGTCCGCGCCAGAAATATCCGAACATATTCTCGACAGCCTCTCGGTCGTGCCGTTTCTGCGCGAGCCGTACGTCGACGTCGGCTCGGGCGGCGGGTTTCCGGCGATTCCGGCGGCGCTCGCGACGGGGATCGGCGTGACGATGATCGAGGCGACGGCGAAGAAGGCGCGCATCCTGGCCTCGTTCTGCGAGCGGCTCGGCATCCGCGCCACGATCGTCGCGGAACGCGCCGAAACGGCCGCGCATCGGCCCGATCTACGCGAGCAATTCGCGTCGGGAACGGCGCGCGCCGTCGCCGCTCCCGCCGCAGCCGCCGAGTTGCTCCTGCCGCTCGTCGCGGTCGGCGGGGTTGCGATTCTCCAACTCGGCCTCTCCGACGACGAAGACCGGACCGCCCTCGAGGGCGCCTGCCTGATGCTTGGAGGGCGGATCGAGAGCGAGTCGGCGGCCGGAGAGCGCCGCCGCGTCGTGCTCGTCCGCAAGATCGAGCCGACGCAGCAGCGCTTTCCGCGTCGCCCCGGCATTCCGGCAAAACGTCCCCTCTGTGCCGCCGGGCCGCGCAAGACCGCGGAGGTGCCCGGCGTTTCACGGTGA
- a CDS encoding HD domain-containing protein, whose protein sequence is MKRLPLDERLAAVLPPGSLFAVGGRVRDQIRAGLAGAEMPPVDSDYVVTGLSLEALEQRLRPLGRVGVVGASFAVLKLTVDGQTVDVATPRRERSTGSGHREFDVESGTAVTLLEDLARRDFRMNMIALALPSGEIVDPFGGEADIRARRIDILAPAAFREDPLRMLRAAQFAARFEYSVTDGVREAMRAAAALVTTVSAERIHDELLKLLSAARPSIGLRLLQETGVLQHLWPELAEGIGVEQNEWHAYDVWGHALATLDATPPGDPVLRLSALLHDVGKPRTKDGPHFYRHEIAGAEMTRDSLERFRFASDTVRTAEHLVRQHMYVADPALSDAALRRFIRRVGPENIERLFALRAADIAGSGLPKRDGSNEAFQARVHAELAKKPAFSIRELAVDGEDVIAALVRRGEAPAGFNGDERVGRALAWLFEQVTDEPQRNERTLLLNILEQYLSGAA, encoded by the coding sequence GTGAAACGCCTGCCGCTCGACGAAAGGCTCGCCGCCGTCCTTCCACCCGGCTCGCTCTTCGCCGTCGGCGGCCGGGTCCGCGATCAGATCCGGGCCGGCCTCGCCGGCGCGGAGATGCCGCCGGTCGATTCCGATTACGTCGTCACCGGTCTCTCGCTGGAGGCGCTCGAGCAACGGCTTCGCCCGCTCGGCCGGGTCGGCGTCGTGGGCGCCTCGTTCGCCGTGCTCAAGCTGACCGTCGACGGCCAGACCGTCGACGTCGCGACGCCTCGCCGGGAGCGTTCGACCGGGAGCGGCCACCGCGAGTTTGACGTCGAGAGCGGCACGGCCGTGACGCTCCTCGAGGATCTCGCGCGGCGGGATTTCCGGATGAACATGATCGCCCTCGCCCTGCCGTCGGGCGAGATCGTCGATCCCTTCGGGGGAGAGGCCGACATCCGAGCGAGGCGCATCGATATCCTCGCGCCGGCCGCGTTCCGCGAGGATCCGCTGCGGATGCTGCGAGCGGCGCAGTTCGCGGCCCGCTTCGAGTATTCGGTCACCGACGGGGTCCGCGAGGCAATGCGAGCCGCCGCCGCGCTCGTGACGACGGTCTCCGCCGAGCGCATCCACGATGAACTGCTCAAGCTGCTCAGCGCGGCGAGGCCGTCGATTGGGCTTCGTCTCCTCCAGGAGACCGGCGTGCTGCAGCACCTCTGGCCCGAGCTGGCCGAGGGGATCGGGGTCGAGCAGAACGAGTGGCACGCCTACGACGTCTGGGGGCACGCGCTCGCCACGCTCGATGCGACGCCGCCGGGAGACCCGGTCCTGCGGCTATCGGCGCTCCTGCACGACGTCGGGAAGCCGCGCACGAAGGACGGGCCGCACTTCTACCGCCACGAGATCGCCGGCGCCGAGATGACCCGCGACTCGCTCGAGCGTTTTCGTTTCGCCTCGGATACCGTGCGGACGGCCGAGCATCTCGTCCGGCAGCATATGTACGTCGCCGATCCGGCGTTGAGCGACGCGGCGCTGCGACGCTTCATACGCCGCGTCGGACCGGAAAATATCGAACGCTTGTTCGCATTGCGCGCCGCGGACATCGCCGGAAGCGGGCTGCCGAAGCGCGACGGCTCCAACGAGGCGTTCCAGGCGCGCGTCCATGCCGAGCTCGCGAAAAAGCCGGCGTTTTCGATCCGGGAACTCGCCGTTGACGGCGAGGACGTCATCGCAGCGCTGGTCCGCCGCGGCGAGGCGCCGGCCGGCTTCAACGGCGACGAGCGCGTCGGAAGAGCGTTGGCCTGGCTCTTCGAGCAGGTCACCGACGAACCCCAACGTAACGAGCGCACGTTGCTGCTGAACATTCTCGAGCAGTACCTGAGCGGAGCCGCATAA
- a CDS encoding AAA family ATPase, whose protein sequence is MGRIIALVNQKGGVGKSTTAVNLGAALAVAGKRVLIVDADPQGNATTGLGIDKGRLTHDIYHVLMQEIPLERVLLPTEIELLKIAPATINLAGADVELVAALSRETRLRQALAPVADAYDFILIDSPPSLGLLTINALTAADECIIPVQAEFYALEGLAQLTNVIWRVRDALNPTLHVSGVLVTMFDGRTRLATEVIRELEKYFPEQVFKTQIPRNVRISEAPSYGKPVILFDHRSRGAQAYLAVAREMLEPAAAPA, encoded by the coding sequence ATGGGCCGCATCATCGCGCTCGTCAATCAGAAGGGCGGCGTCGGAAAGTCCACGACCGCCGTCAACCTCGGCGCGGCGTTGGCCGTCGCCGGCAAGCGCGTCTTGATCGTCGACGCAGATCCGCAAGGCAACGCGACGACGGGGCTCGGCATCGATAAGGGCCGCCTGACGCACGACATCTACCACGTGCTCATGCAAGAGATTCCACTCGAACGCGTCCTCTTGCCGACCGAGATCGAGCTGCTGAAAATCGCGCCCGCGACGATAAATTTGGCCGGCGCCGACGTCGAGCTCGTCGCTGCCCTGTCGCGCGAAACGCGCCTGCGGCAAGCACTCGCGCCGGTGGCGGACGCGTACGATTTCATCCTCATCGATTCGCCTCCGTCGCTCGGTCTGCTGACGATCAACGCGTTGACCGCGGCCGACGAATGCATCATTCCCGTGCAAGCGGAATTCTACGCGCTCGAGGGTCTCGCGCAACTGACGAACGTCATCTGGCGCGTGCGCGACGCGCTCAATCCCACGCTGCACGTCAGCGGCGTCCTCGTGACGATGTTCGACGGCCGCACGCGTCTGGCGACCGAAGTGATTCGCGAGCTCGAAAAGTACTTTCCGGAGCAGGTTTTCAAGACGCAGATCCCGCGCAACGTGCGCATCTCGGAGGCGCCGTCGTACGGCAAGCCGGTGATTCTCTTCGACCACCGCAGCCGCGGTGCGCAGGCATATCTCGCCGTCGCGCGCGAGATGCTCGAGCCGGCCGCGGCGCCCGCGTGA
- the trpS gene encoding tryptophan--tRNA ligase has protein sequence MMAGMRPTGQVHLGHFVGVLTQWANYCETADAFFEIADLHAYTTDFDDPAKIRGARTEMVAAWLAAGVDPEKATIFLQSGVPEIGELQTLLAMIVPISWLERVPTYKGQIEALGQQIATYGFLGYPLLQLCDIAVFRGEYVPVGRDQVAHLELGREIVRRFNHLYGDGATILVEPQATLSEFPEVPGTDGRKMSKSYDNAIFVGDDEETTTKKVRAMITDPQKIRRGDPGRPEICPVFALWRFVNPLRLDGIAAECRSGALGCVQDKSEFAEQLNEYLRPVRERYAAYLADPQLVDTIVADGTKRARAIAAGVLADVKRAMKLL, from the coding sequence GTGATGGCCGGAATGCGGCCGACCGGGCAGGTCCATCTCGGACACTTCGTCGGCGTGCTGACGCAGTGGGCCAACTACTGCGAGACCGCCGATGCGTTCTTCGAGATCGCCGACCTCCACGCGTACACGACGGACTTCGACGATCCCGCGAAGATACGCGGGGCGCGGACGGAGATGGTCGCGGCCTGGCTCGCGGCCGGCGTCGATCCGGAGAAGGCGACGATCTTTCTGCAGTCGGGCGTGCCCGAGATCGGCGAGCTGCAGACGCTGCTCGCGATGATCGTGCCGATCTCGTGGCTCGAGCGCGTGCCGACGTATAAGGGCCAGATCGAGGCGCTCGGGCAGCAGATCGCGACGTACGGCTTCCTCGGTTATCCGCTGCTGCAGCTCTGCGATATCGCGGTCTTTCGCGGAGAGTACGTACCGGTCGGACGCGACCAAGTCGCGCATCTCGAACTCGGACGCGAGATCGTCAGGCGCTTCAACCATCTCTACGGCGACGGCGCGACGATCTTGGTGGAGCCGCAGGCGACGCTCTCGGAGTTTCCGGAAGTGCCGGGCACCGACGGCCGCAAGATGAGCAAGTCGTACGACAACGCGATCTTCGTCGGCGACGACGAAGAGACGACGACGAAGAAGGTGCGCGCGATGATCACCGACCCCCAGAAAATCCGCCGCGGGGATCCCGGACGTCCCGAGATTTGCCCGGTCTTCGCGCTCTGGCGCTTCGTCAATCCGCTGCGGCTCGACGGCATCGCCGCGGAGTGCCGCTCCGGCGCGCTCGGCTGCGTGCAAGACAAGTCCGAATTCGCGGAGCAGCTCAACGAGTACTTACGCCCCGTCCGCGAGCGCTACGCCGCCTACCTCGCCGATCCGCAACTCGTGGATACGATCGTCGCGGACGGCACGAAACGCGCGCGCGCGATCGCGGCCGGCGTGCTCGCCGACGTCAAGCGCGCGATGAAACTCCTCTAA
- a CDS encoding DUF6596 domain-containing protein yields MEIGDRLFRRESGRIVTALSRIFGLENVALAEDVAQDVFCRAVEVWKLRGVPPNPSAWLMKSAKNRAIDVLRRERTAAKFEPELRRLFSSEWTLVPTVNEFFSAESIKDDELRMIFSCCDPSLAQDVQVALTLQLVCGFTGAEIAAAFLQKRATIEKRIERGKKALAGSKRLFDLSDRDLPGRCAAVRRAIYLLFNEGYHGASREGAVRGELCREAMRLGALLLENPLVAEPESYALCALMWLHAARLRARTDRLGNLVALADQDRSLWDAAMIAKGNELLDRSAIGAALSEYHVEAAIASVHSGAAHADETDWSRLVWLYDLLMQIRPSPVVALNRAIALAQRSGPESGLAALAEIAQSEELAAYPFLPAALGELELRAGRAGRACEHFEAAVLLARSPMERRFLEQRAEAAAAAASKLQPRGADAG; encoded by the coding sequence GTGGAGATCGGCGATCGCCTCTTCCGGCGAGAGTCGGGGCGCATCGTAACCGCGCTCTCGCGCATCTTCGGACTCGAGAACGTAGCGCTCGCAGAAGACGTCGCACAAGACGTCTTCTGTCGCGCCGTCGAGGTATGGAAGTTGCGCGGCGTCCCACCCAATCCGTCGGCGTGGCTGATGAAATCGGCGAAGAATCGCGCGATCGACGTGCTGCGGCGCGAGCGCACCGCAGCGAAGTTCGAACCGGAACTACGGCGCCTCTTCTCCAGCGAATGGACGCTCGTTCCGACCGTTAACGAATTCTTCAGCGCCGAATCCATTAAAGACGACGAGCTGCGCATGATCTTCTCGTGTTGCGATCCGAGTCTCGCGCAAGACGTGCAGGTCGCCTTGACGCTGCAACTCGTCTGCGGCTTTACCGGCGCGGAGATCGCCGCCGCGTTCTTGCAGAAACGCGCGACGATCGAGAAGCGCATCGAGCGTGGAAAGAAGGCGCTCGCCGGTTCGAAGCGGCTCTTCGATCTCTCCGATCGCGACCTGCCGGGACGCTGCGCCGCGGTCAGGCGCGCGATCTACCTGCTCTTTAACGAAGGGTATCACGGCGCGTCGCGCGAGGGCGCCGTGCGCGGGGAGCTCTGCCGGGAGGCGATGCGGCTCGGCGCGTTGCTGCTCGAGAATCCTCTCGTCGCCGAACCCGAGAGTTATGCGCTCTGCGCGCTAATGTGGCTGCACGCCGCGCGTCTTCGCGCGAGAACCGATCGGCTCGGCAATCTCGTCGCGCTCGCCGATCAAGACCGCTCGCTCTGGGACGCCGCGATGATCGCGAAGGGCAACGAGCTGCTCGACCGTTCGGCGATCGGTGCGGCGCTGAGCGAGTATCACGTCGAGGCTGCGATTGCATCGGTGCACTCGGGCGCGGCGCACGCCGACGAGACCGATTGGAGCCGCCTCGTCTGGCTCTACGACCTGCTGATGCAGATCCGTCCCTCGCCGGTCGTCGCGTTGAATCGCGCGATCGCGCTCGCGCAGCGCAGCGGACCGGAGAGCGGTCTCGCCGCGCTCGCGGAGATAGCGCAGAGCGAAGAACTGGCCGCGTATCCGTTTCTTCCTGCAGCGTTGGGCGAGTTGGAGCTCCGCGCCGGCCGCGCCGGCCGCGCGTGCGAGCACTTCGAAGCGGCGGTCTTGCTCGCGCGCAGCCCGATGGAACGGCGCTTTCTCGAACAGCGCGCCGAAGCGGCGGCCGCGGCGGCGTCGAAGCTCCAGCCGCGTGGAGCCGACGCCGGATAA